In Legionella cardiaca, a genomic segment contains:
- a CDS encoding methyltransferase family protein, translating to MNALYKQLIRSSVLGMLVMLALLFVPAGTLNYWQGWVYMAVFMIVCALYSVYLAKHDPALLKRRTEAGISYEKEPAQKIIIFFLFVMCIVLVVLPPLDVRFGWSLVPWYVSLIGNALVAFSFYIFYLVSKVNTYAAANIRVEEGQKVITTGLYSFVRHPMYFGAIFLLIGTPLALGSWWALLLAPIFLVILVARILNEEKILARDLPGYTEYQKQVTTRLIPFIW from the coding sequence ATGAACGCTCTCTATAAACAACTAATTCGATCCTCAGTTTTAGGGATGCTTGTTATGCTCGCGCTTCTTTTTGTTCCCGCAGGTACTTTAAACTACTGGCAAGGCTGGGTTTATATGGCTGTTTTTATGATTGTATGCGCCCTATACAGCGTCTATCTGGCAAAACATGATCCGGCTCTTCTCAAGCGTCGGACTGAAGCAGGCATATCCTATGAAAAGGAGCCTGCTCAGAAAATCATCATCTTTTTTCTTTTTGTTATGTGTATTGTACTAGTAGTTCTGCCGCCGCTTGATGTACGTTTCGGTTGGTCGTTAGTACCATGGTATGTCTCACTTATAGGGAATGCGCTCGTCGCTTTCTCATTCTATATTTTTTATCTTGTTTCGAAAGTAAATACTTATGCTGCCGCCAATATTCGGGTTGAAGAAGGACAAAAAGTAATTACGACTGGCTTATACAGCTTCGTGCGTCACCCGATGTACTTTGGTGCCATCTTTCTTTTGATCGGTACGCCACTTGCGCTTGGATCATGGTGGGCATTGCTTTTGGCTCCCATTTTCCTGGTAATCCTGGTAGCCCGCATCCTAAATGAGGAAAAAATACTCGCTCGAGATTTGCCCGGCTATACGGAGTATCAGAAACAAGTCACAACTCGGCTTATACCTTTTATTTGGTAA
- a CDS encoding vitamin K epoxide reductase family protein — protein sequence MAKRVSKPVVIITGAAGKIGMALTRALRNTYKVIGFDIDNCEIPCDITSANSVALAFKLFKEKYGSKITAVIHLAAYFDFTGNESPLYKSVNVDGTKKLLVALQDFDVERFIYSSTILVHKPCPLGETIHEDYPLKPKWAYPKSKAKAEETIASYHGKVPYLILRLAGLYDDVTCVPTLANQIARVYERDMKSHLYAGNVKAGQSFIHQKDLIKVFKKALLYRNKLAEEEIIIAGEPKTISYEKLQHQITQLIHSEKSTLYTVPSPIAKAGAWVEQHAEPLIPDDFDQGEKPFIRSFMVDLASDHYALDVSKAKKILHWEPKHTIEETLPKIIEALKADPENWYEKNGIIKPDWMVAAKESPEKIRLLYESNFRKQHQQNLWAHFLNIAFGFWLITSPVTLGYLSYPLMLSDILSGTVLIFLAFLSLSWRLAPARWGCAVVGLWLLFAPLIFWAPTAAAYLNDTLIGSLVIGFSVLVRPDIGVAPNALEGPSIPPGWEYSPSSWIQRLPIIILAFIGFYISRYMAAYQLGHIEHVWDPFFIGYLPDAKNGTEEIITSYVSKAFPVPDAGLGAAVYILEILTGIIGGSNRWRTMPWLVLLFGIMIVPLGVVSIAFIIIQPILLNTWCTLCLIAAVAMLIQVPYSFDELIATSVFLWRRWKAGRPILRILFVGDSDNITKATKEEETYPFEQSPRIILRDMLSGGITLPWNLMFCLLIGLWLMFTRITLGTEGSMANADHLIGSLIVTITITALAETVRVLRLLNLFFALALIITPFIYEATTLATIMSIICGGGLFILSLPRGTIRSSYGAWDKIIL from the coding sequence ATGGCCAAAAGAGTTAGTAAACCAGTTGTTATCATAACAGGTGCAGCTGGAAAAATTGGGATGGCTCTAACTCGCGCCTTACGAAACACTTACAAAGTTATCGGATTCGATATAGATAATTGCGAAATTCCTTGTGATATTACTTCAGCTAACTCCGTCGCTTTAGCATTTAAATTATTTAAGGAAAAATACGGTAGTAAAATTACAGCAGTAATTCATCTTGCGGCTTATTTTGATTTTACAGGCAATGAATCCCCATTATATAAATCTGTTAATGTGGATGGGACAAAAAAACTACTAGTAGCATTGCAAGATTTCGACGTAGAGCGATTTATCTATTCCAGTACTATTTTAGTTCATAAGCCATGCCCTCTTGGAGAAACCATTCATGAGGATTATCCACTTAAACCCAAATGGGCATATCCAAAATCCAAAGCTAAAGCTGAGGAAACAATTGCAAGTTATCATGGAAAAGTCCCCTATCTTATCCTGCGCTTGGCTGGGCTATATGATGATGTTACCTGTGTGCCAACACTTGCTAATCAAATAGCACGAGTCTACGAACGTGATATGAAAAGTCATTTATACGCTGGCAATGTCAAGGCAGGGCAATCGTTTATTCATCAGAAGGATCTTATAAAGGTATTTAAAAAAGCACTTTTGTACCGTAATAAATTAGCTGAAGAAGAAATAATCATTGCAGGTGAACCAAAAACCATCAGTTATGAAAAATTACAACACCAGATAACTCAATTAATTCATAGCGAAAAATCAACTTTATACACCGTTCCGTCTCCAATTGCCAAGGCTGGAGCCTGGGTCGAACAACATGCAGAACCGCTAATCCCCGATGATTTTGATCAAGGAGAAAAACCTTTTATTCGCTCTTTCATGGTTGATCTTGCCTCGGATCACTATGCATTAGATGTCTCAAAAGCAAAAAAAATACTTCATTGGGAGCCTAAGCATACAATTGAGGAAACTCTACCTAAAATAATTGAAGCGCTTAAGGCTGATCCTGAAAATTGGTATGAAAAAAATGGGATAATCAAGCCTGATTGGATGGTTGCAGCTAAGGAAAGTCCCGAGAAAATTCGTCTGCTTTATGAGTCTAACTTTCGCAAGCAGCATCAACAAAATCTATGGGCTCATTTTTTAAATATTGCTTTTGGTTTTTGGCTTATAACTTCCCCAGTAACTTTGGGGTACTTGTCTTATCCCCTTATGCTAAGTGATATCCTTAGTGGGACTGTCCTTATTTTTCTGGCATTCCTAAGCTTATCCTGGCGTTTAGCGCCGGCCCGTTGGGGATGTGCGGTAGTAGGCTTGTGGCTATTATTTGCTCCTCTTATTTTTTGGGCTCCAACTGCGGCCGCTTATTTAAATGATACGCTTATTGGTTCACTTGTTATTGGTTTCTCCGTCCTTGTTCGACCTGACATAGGCGTAGCACCCAATGCTCTTGAGGGACCAAGCATTCCACCTGGGTGGGAGTATTCGCCTTCTAGCTGGATTCAACGACTGCCCATTATCATCTTGGCATTCATTGGTTTTTATATTTCACGCTATATGGCTGCCTATCAATTAGGCCATATTGAGCATGTGTGGGACCCTTTTTTTATTGGTTATTTACCAGATGCAAAAAATGGCACAGAAGAAATAATAACGTCTTATGTATCCAAAGCCTTTCCCGTTCCTGATGCAGGGCTTGGAGCGGCAGTTTACATTTTAGAGATACTAACGGGTATCATTGGTGGTTCAAATCGCTGGCGGACAATGCCATGGTTGGTGCTGTTGTTTGGAATTATGATTGTACCTCTTGGTGTTGTATCTATTGCCTTTATAATAATTCAACCAATTCTTTTAAATACATGGTGTACTTTATGTCTGATAGCCGCCGTTGCCATGCTAATTCAAGTGCCATACTCATTTGATGAATTAATAGCCACAAGTGTTTTTCTTTGGCGAAGATGGAAAGCTGGCAGACCAATATTACGGATTTTATTTGTTGGTGATAGCGATAATATAACTAAAGCCACAAAAGAGGAAGAAACGTATCCCTTTGAACAATCACCGCGAATAATTCTAAGAGATATGTTGAGTGGTGGTATTACACTACCTTGGAATCTAATGTTTTGCTTACTCATTGGCTTATGGTTAATGTTTACTCGTATTACTTTAGGCACGGAAGGTTCGATGGCTAATGCTGATCATCTGATAGGCTCTCTTATAGTTACCATCACTATAACTGCATTGGCTGAAACGGTTCGTGTGTTACGTCTCCTGAATTTGTTTTTTGCCTTGGCTTTAATAATCACTCCTTTTATTTATGAGGCAACAACTTTGGCAACTATTATGAGTATAATTTGTGGGGGGGGGCTATTTATTCTATCACTTCCTCGCGGGACCATTCGCTCATCTTATGGTGCTTGGGACAAAATCATTCTTTAA